A region of the Patescibacteria group bacterium genome:
AATTGCCAGTTAAGGCCAATTTTAAAAAGGGTTTTGATGTTTTGGAATATTTTATTTCTACTCATGGTACCAGGAAGGGCCTATCCGATACGGCGCTCCGGACCGCCAATGCCGGTTATTTAACCCGGCGCTTAGTTGATGTTTCTCAAGACGCAGTTATTATTGAAGAAGATTGTCAAGACAAACAAGGCATTGTTCTAACTCGAGAAGAGAGCGAAGAGATGGGCGAAAAATTGGAAGACAGGATTGTGGGTCGGATTTTGGTTGGTGACATAACAAACCCGAAAAGCGGAAAAGTGATAGTTAAGGACGGAGAGGCAGTAACAAAGAAAAAAGCCGCAGAAGTAGTCAGATTAAATCTAAAGGAGATTAGGGCCCGTTCGGTAATTAGCTGTAAATCCCAGCGAGGTATTTGTCAAAAATGCTATGGTTACGACTTGGGTTATAATAAAATGGTTAAATTGGGGGCAGCTGTTGGCATAGTAGCCGCCCAATCCATTGGTGAACCAGGCACCCAGCTGACTTTGCGGACCTTTCATACCGGTGGTATTGCGGGTAAAGATATTACTCAAGGTCTGCCGCGGGTTGAGGAGCTCTTTGAGGCCCGGCCGCTCAAGAAAAAAGCTCTCATAGCCGAGGTGAGCGGCAAGGTCAAGATTGTTACTGATGATGATGGCGCCAAAACCATTCAGGTTTTTCACCAGGGCAGTAAAGAAGACAGATATTTATTGATTAAAAATGCCAAAGTTAAAATAAAAGACGGCAAGTCCATCGAAAAAGGAGAAGTGATTTTTGAGGTTCCCGACTGTGAGCCGGTTGTTGCCAAGAATGCCGGTTTACTCAAAGTAACTGACAAAGCCGTAACAGTAATATATGAAAAAGCCGGTATTAAGGAATATCCGGCGGCCTCTAATGACAGTTTTTTAGTTGCTGATGGTGATTTAGTGAATATTGGCGACCAGTTGGTTGAAGGCAATATTGATCTCCATCAACTTTATGAAGTGCAAGGACGAGGGGCTGTTCAAAAATATATTGTCAAAGAGATTCAATACATTTATTCTTCCCAAGGCCAAAAGCTTAATGACAAGCACGTAGAAATCATTGTCCGGCAAATGTTTTCTCGCTGCCTGGTGCTTGATGCTGGTGATACAAATTTTTTGGCTGGCGAGATTGTTTCGAGAGCGTTTGTCGAGAAGGTCAATAGCGAACTGTCCAAAGGCGCTAAGCCAGCCAAGATTCAAGAGTTGCTTTTGGGCATTACCAAAGTTTCCCTTTCAATGGAAAGTTTTTTGGCCGCTGCCTCGTTTCAAGAGACTGCCAGAATTTTGATTGATGCCTCGACTACCGGCAGGGTTGACCGGTTGCTAGGGCTCAAAGAGAATGTAATTATCGGCCGTCTGATCCCAGCAGGTACTGGCTTTAAGGGCAAGCAAGGCAAATTGCCGAACTTTGGGTTTATGAGGGGGTGAAGATGATGGACTATTGATAAAATGAAATTGGTTGCGTTGTTAAAAGATATAGGACTGAATTAACAGGGTTAATACAGTAGTTAATACAGCGGTTAATAAAATAGTTAATAATGACGACGGGTCTATTAACCCTATTAACAATTTTATTAACTTTATTAACAACTTGGATAACCAGAATAATGATGTCAGTGCTCTAAATGATGTTTTCAGTAAAGACATTATTGCCAGATTTATTAACTTTATTAACGATTTATTAACTGCGGCTAATTTTAGATGACAAATGAAAATATGCTAAATGGAAATGTAATAAAATGGACTTTACTAAACTACTCAATTTAAAATATCTTTTCACCATGGAGCCAGCGCCGTTTCAGCCGCTACAGCGGAACATTATGCTGGTTTTATTAATTGCGGCGGTTGTTGGGGAGATTGGATCCTGGCTCATGCGCCGCCGGAAGCGAGAAGATGCGGTCCAGACCACGTTGTTTAGCAAGTTAGTTAGCCTTTTTTTAGTCATGGTGATTTCCGGTTGGTTTTTGTATTTTTGCCGGCAACAAGGCGTCTACCTCTTAAGCCGGCGATTTTGGTTCGCGTTTTGGTTTGTTGGGGGAGTCCTTTGGTTAATCTTTATTTTAAAATACGTTTTTGTTCGGGCACCCAAAGAAAAGGCAGAATGGAACCGGCGGGAGGCATTTGAAAAGTATTTGCCTAAAAAGAAAAGATAAATTGCAAATTGACATAACCCCAAGTTTTAAACGTGTAAGATAATGTATGAAATAATGATTACTAAAAAGCGAAAACTTGGTGATTTTGGGGAAAGATTAGCGCGGCGTTATTTAGAAAGAAATGGACATACAGTCATAGATACGAATTTCCAGACCCGCGCGGGAGAGATTGATATTATAGCTCGCGATGCTTTTTCGCAACTTGTTTTTGTTGAGGTGAAAACGCGGACTTCAATTGCATTCGGACAACCGGAAGAATCAGTGACGAACCTTAAGCAAAATAAGTTGCTTAAAACAATAAATGATTACCTTTATCGCCAAAATATCCAGGATGATAATTGGCGATTAGATATTATTTCAGTACAACCCAATTTTAAAACTCATCGGGCAAAAATTAGTCATTTTAAGGCAATAAGGTTCTGGTAGGCGCTGTCAATGACACCGTTTCCGATGCCTCATTCACTCCATCGCAATGACAGTCCTTATATTGTTATCCACAGCCTTTCCACTTGACCCTTTAGGGCACTTGCGATAAGATAAGGAAACTAATAATTTAAAATGAGCAGGAGGAGCTATCAAGGAGTTTTTTATGCGTAAAGTGCAAATCAATTTTTTAGAGTCTTTTGAGCTTTGTGAAAAGGTCAAGCAAAAGGAGCAAAACAATAAAAGGTTCCCTTTAAAAGGTTTAGTATTAGCCTTTATTTTTTTTGCAGCAGGCCTTTTTTCCTTTGTTGCCGTTTTAGGCAACACCAGCGTGGCTGCCGCTCCAGCCGTGCCGGCTGTTCCAACTGTGCTTTCTGTTGTCGAAGCCAGCAGACATACTGCTAACAAACCCCTGATTGCCGGAGTAACGGTTAATGATACGACTGTGGATGTATATATTGACGGGATATTCAATGGTCGGGCAGAGGTTGGGAATCACGAGAGCGGCACGGCTAATTTTTCTTATTATCCGTTTTTAAACTTAAAACCTGGCCAGCATACTCTTTATACGGTGGCCCGGACAAAAACTGAACCCATAGAACGTAGTGTTCAATCAGAAACAATTATTTTTGAGATTTCAGGTTTTATCCCCCCAACACTTTTTACGCCAGTATTTAATTTAGAAACAACAGAGTTCAGGCCATTTATTGTAGGCCTATCTCACAATGATTCAGGGGTTAGGGTGTATATTGATGATGAGTTTGATGGTCAGTTTTATGTTAAAAACCATATTTCCGGTACGGCAAACTTTGCCTATAAACCCCAGGGAGGCTTGGCAATAGGGATACATACTGTCTATGCAGTTACTTTTAATAAGGACACTGGTCAGGAGAGCTTGTCTTCGGGAAGAGTTATTTTTGATGTCAAGGCCCCATATCCGGCCCCAGTCTTGTTTCAACCAACAGCCGCCAGCGTGTCCGGTGTGGTTAAAAGCGGTTCTCGGGTGGAGATATATGTTAATGGTATTAAGAAA
Encoded here:
- a CDS encoding YraN family protein; protein product: MITKKRKLGDFGERLARRYLERNGHTVIDTNFQTRAGEIDIIARDAFSQLVFVEVKTRTSIAFGQPEESVTNLKQNKLLKTINDYLYRQNIQDDNWRLDIISVQPNFKTHRAKISHFKAIRFW